CTACAAAAATGGAAGGGGTTGAGACTAGTGATGGGCAAgacaatacaaatactaaaaccccAAGAGCATGGGTAAATCCAAACATCACTTTTGCTGACTTCTTAAAACAAAACAAAGATGAAGAAGAATTAAAAATGGAGTTCATTCCTCCACTTTTAATGTCTAATGGTCAAAAGAGAGTAGTTTTCTCCGCTGAGGAGGTTAAGAAGGGCGGTAGTGCTTTTTCTCTTCAATTATATGGGTATTTTATTGGAACTTCAATGGAATATAGGGTTGTTAACGCCCATCTAAGGAGAATGTGGCGAAGGTATGACCTTAAAGAAATCGTCAAAACAGCTGCAGGATTTTATTTATGCAAATTTAATAATGAAAAGGGTATGAAGGAGGTTCTTGAGAGTGGTCCATGGTTAGTTAATAATGTTCCTTTTTTCGTGAATCAGTGGGAACCTGGGGTTTGGCTTGAAAAAATTGAACCTGAAAAAGTTCCAATTTGGATTTGCATTCACAATATACCCATTGAACTATGGAGTGGTAGAAGTATAGGTAAACTTGTTAGTGGTATTGGTAGGCCTATGTTGATGGACAAAGTTACTTCAGAGAGATGTTTAAGTAAAAGTGGAAGACTAGGTTTTGCTAGAGTTTTGACTGAAGTCAATGCAGCTGATGACCTTCCTAGCGTTGTCGAATTTTCCTATCCTGCGATTGGTTCTTTTCCAGCCAAAGTGGGTAAACTTGAGGTGACTTATCAATGGAAACCGCCTTTATGCACTCATTGCAAAGTGTTTGGGCActctttcaatacttgtaaaattaggccTAAAACAGAAGATGAAGTTTCAGCACAAGTGTTAAAAGACGCTTTGAAAAACAACAATGATGGTGAAACAGTTGATTTAATTAACCAGTGTGTCGAGGACGGCTCTAAAGATGTTAGTAAGAAAGGAAGGGTATTTCATAAgttgaattttgataataataaaagtcaatggCAGTCAACAGAAGCAAAAGGTATCAAGCAAAATGGAGTTAAGAATAATCATGGTATTAAAGATAATATTGTTGTGGAGGAAACAAATTGGAATGTGGAGTCCCAGAAAAATCGAAATCAGAATGTTTTAAGGAAAAGAGATAAAGGGAAGGACATCGATGGTGAAGGTAGTAATAAGACATATTCCAAAGATAGAATTGAAACAAACAATCCTTTTTATGTACTAGTAGATGATGAGGGTAATGGTGATTGATGTTAAGTTTGGTAATACTGCTCCGAAATCAGGGTATTCTACATCTTGTTAGTCTCTTACTTTATATCTAGTATAGGTCCTCGAGTTTCGCTCATATTAGTGTTACTCATGTTGTAATCCTCGTTGTATCATttccttatcaataaaattatattgcttttcaaaaaaaaaaaaaaaaaaaaaaaaatattattattacaaacagtCATGGTGGATTAATCTGATGCATTAAATCACTCTTTTCTAGATATGTTCATCAATCTCAAAACGATGAACAATATGAAAGGCGTACAAGTTAAAGGCTAATCTCATCAACTCGAGTGATCTTCCAAAAGCTCCATCTAAGGTTAAAAAGCAAAAAAAGAAACAACAAGGAGTTGACTTAATGGTACTGACTTGCCTTTCCATATGGGGGTCAAGGTTTGGGCCTCACCCGAAGGCATAGTCGAAAATGTGTAGAGGCAGAGTGGGGCAGCCGCCCCCAATGAAATTTTATGTTTTAGTGTAAAAAATTTGGGTGTTTTCATTATGCCCCCGGTGGTTTTTTTTTCCCCCAAAAATCTTAAAATTTTGCCCCCAAAGCCTTCAGAGTTTGCCCAAAAATCtcaatattttgccccaaaacgtcCATATTTTGACAAAAAGATTTGCtacgcttttaaaaaaaaattcgcccccggtaAAAGAAATTTTTGATTCCGCCACTGCCGAAGGGTTTTATTACACGTCTACACGAGATGTCCGTATGGATTCATCATAAGGTTTTTCTCCTGAGGGGCATGAGGATTGTAATTATTCGTACAAAGGAAATGATCGGGTGGGTGAGTGTCGACATTGTGTTCGACCACCCGTTAGTGACTCCTAACTGTCGTTAAAAAAAACCAAAATAAGAATAAAACCGGTTCAAGGGGCGGAGCGAGAACAATTTGGGGAGGTTATCAAAGATATATTCTTTTTTAATTCAAAGATATTTGAGCTTGGATTCTTTGGGTTCGTCTTGATTTTGGTTGTGTAGTTTAGATCGTTTCTAATCTTCCTTTAATTGCGTAGATTGGTTACCCTCTTAGCTTTAGTTGTCATTCGATCGTTTTTAATTTCTTGGTTATCCTTCATTCTATTCGTTGTTTGTTAGATTATAGTTTGTTTAGTTCGGTAGTTTTGAGTCATACGTTTTAGGGGTTCAATGTTTGTGATAAATTTTTATTCAGTCATTAaattttattgttttttttttttaaataataataattaaaaatgggTCGATTAGTGATTGCGCTTTACTACGAGTATTATTTCTTTTAAACATGTAGAAACCCTAAATAATCTGTTATCTGTACATACCTCACAGAGTAATAAACTAAAACAGTTAATCAGAAACCCTAAATTTACCGAAGAATTTCAATGTCGAAAGAGCTGCCAGAAGACGTAATCATCGATATCCTGTCGCGTGTTCCTACTAGATACATCCTCCGTTTCAAATCCGTTTCCAAATCATGGTACGCCCtctttcaaaaccctaatttcatctccAAACATTTCCAAAATCAGTCAACCACTTCAGATCCATCTTTCCTTTTTTCACCTGAAAAATCCACCACCCTAACTCCCACATCTGATCATAACGTTGTTTTGATCTTATCTGATTCCTCTTACAAATCAATCAAAATCCCAATCAACATGTCGAAACCGTTTGATGTTTACGGGAGCTGTAACGGGTTGATTTGTTTGGGTGTATTGCCggttggttcgattattttgttatGGAATCCTGCCACTGGAGTATTTAAAGACTTGCCTATTTCCCCTGTTGGCCGTTTTCGAAATGATCCATCAAGGGTTGTGTTAAgttttgggtttgatgatgttGTAAAGGACTACAAGGTGTTGAGGATTTTGCATTATGATTTTCAGTTTAAGCAAGTTGAGATATACTCATTGAATACGAATTCATGGAGGGAGATTAAGACTCGTGTTGATTTTATTATATATGAGTCGCCATGTAGAGTGTTTTTGAATGGGAAGTTTCATTGGGCTGCTGTTGGGGTTGTGGATAATGATGAAACAAATTTGATTGTGTGTTTTGATCTTCATGGGGAGGCATTTAAATACATAATGCTACCTAAGTTTGAATTTAATGGACGTACTAGAGGATATTTTGGCGATTGTTGGCTGGTTGTAGCGATTAAAGAATCACTATCGGTGATCGCTTGGAACGAGAGTGGGTCTGGGGTGGTGATGATTGAGGTGTGGGTGATGAAAGAATACGGAGTGATTTCATCGTGGACAAAATATACGTCATTTGAACTTCAAACCAAGGTTGCCAGAGTATTGGGGTGTGGAATTAAAGGTGAGTTTTTGTTGGTTAAGGATAATGGACAACTAGTTGTGTATGATCCGGATACACAAAGGTTTAACAATTTGGGGAAATATCGGGTTGATTACTTTTCTAAAGTGTTAAATCATGTTGGAAGTTTAATTCCTATCAATGGTGGAGAGGTTTCCACTAGGACTAATTTATCATCAGTGGTTCCTGACGCTTTCTTTGCTAATTTATTAGGAACTCGCATTGTTTAAGTTGTTGAATTTACTTCGTACTCAGTATCTTGTTTGTTTATGACTGTTAGAAATATGGTTGGTTAGTTAGTTATCACGATCTAAAGAAATGGCATGCACTTGATTGTATCTAATGGAATCATTATTTAACAAGTAAAGTTTCTCATAGTGCCTCTTGTTGTGACTTTTACTTGTTATCAAGATTAGTTTATGATCTATGTAAAACTTCTCATCATCCATTTATATTGATTAAATTAAATTTAGGCTTTGTGCAAACACATACCTATTACCTAAACAGTCGATAACACATTTTTTCCAACTAGTTTATAGCTGTGTTGATAACACCGTGATTTAAGTATTTGTTATTCACACAAGCCACATTGGTACAAAATAGTCAAATATTCAAGGAAAGACAAAAGCACTAAAAaagatatgaaacattttacaaagcTTGCAGCCATTAATAAGGTTGTTCCAGAAGAGGGAACTCTAGTTAAATTTGAAAACTTTTCTTTAGAGCAACGATACCCGCAACGGCTAGGGGCTGCAACCCTATACACACCACTGCTAGCCAACAAATACACATCTTTGTTGTTATCTTGACTTAACGATAGCACGTATCCCAAATCAGGCACACCGCGCATCCCAGGCTTGAACCTACATTCCATTGGTGAGTCATGCGCACAACTGAACGGTACGTTGACACTAGAAAAGTTCCCACTGTTTTCAGTAGTTTCAATAGTTGCCCATATAGCGTAGCTGTACAAGTCTGTGTATATGTACCTGTAAATGCATGTGTCGTTATTATTGGTCCAAgtgatgaatgaatcataatgTGTTTgtctttaaacttgtaattaaagaTTAAAGATTTTGAGGATGCTAACCAGCCATACAAGCATGGATCTGCGGTAGCTCGGTAAACATAACCAGCTATAATTGAGGCAGGGCCTTTGGTTGCATCAATGTTATCGTGGTTGTATCCGGCTATAGGAAATATGGGAGTTATGGAGGTTGAACTGGTGTAACCGCCAGGAGCTTTTAATGGATGGGTCGGATACGGGCCCTCATAAACTCTCCATCCGTAGTTTCCACCTTTTTTTATTATATTGATCTCTTCGTATTGATCCTGCATATGTAAGTATGTAACATGAAATTTTGAAGTACAATTTGAAGTTGTCTCTAACTTCTATTCGGTCAAGTTGGTATAATAAATAAATCAGGGGTGGATTTTTTTGGGATTTTAACTAGCAACACATTGAATAGTGTAAATATTTTTGAGTAACACAATTGGATAGTGTAAAGTTTTTTGAGGTTTTAATTAGTTACACCCATGACTACATTTCCTAGATCTGCCATTATTATAAAATGTAGTTTAATTCATACAATTAGAAAAACATACCTTTCCGATGTCTCCACATATGAATCGAGAAAGATTTTGTAAGTCAAAACTGCAGCGCCAAGGATTACTAAAACCCAAAGCCCAAATCTCGGGCTCAAGTTCTTTATCCATAGTGTATGGATTGTCTTTTGGTATTGAATAGTTTCCCCATAGGCCAAGCCTACTTATCTCCTCTTTACCTAATTTCATATTCATGACATTCATGACATTATAACAAAACATGTAACATAGATTTGGAGATGGTAAGATGAACAGATCATCCGAGTTAGATAACGGGTCAGAATTTAGTATGGGTCTAAATGGGTCATTTAAATATATACTTACTCGGTATGTTGTCCACATCAAGCCTCAATATCTTTCCAAGTAGTGATTTCTTGTTCTGTGCAAAGTTGTACGGGTCAGCAACATGTGAAGCGTCTCCGGTCATGAAATACATGTAACCATCAACAGGGCCAAATAGAATTTGGCCCGCGTGATATGCTTCAAACGGGAGCCCCATCGTAAATATTCTTCTTACCTCAACCGAATTAGCATGTCCCTTCTGTAAAAATATGATCACAAATATACCCGGTTGTGATAGTAGTTCATTCTGAACATATTCATGCCAACTTTGAACCCAATCATTTAACAGGTTTGACTTTACTagtcaaaatatacatatatatttagaaaAAAGAAAATTGCTTAAAATGTTGCTAATTTTGATCAGATTTCTGTTTCAGGTAACTAACTTATTTCACCTCATAAAAAGTGCACATATATTTTTTGTTAAGTGTTTTCTTGTGCCTAAAAAGTTTGATACTTTGAGGTTATATTGAATCGAAAAGTCAATATTTCGATGGGGGTAACTAGGTGAGATCATATTGAATTGAAACTATCGAAAGTTGGTTACACCCAGTCAAAAAGTTTGATACTTTTAGGTTTTCTTGGACTCAAAAGATAGTTGGTTACCCATAACCAaaaaaatatatgaaatatatgTAGTACTATAAATCAAGTTTAGTCACCCATGAAAGTTTTGAAGAAGAGGTGGTGCCATTAGCAGTGAACTCTGCAATTGCAACGTGAAATTGGCAAGGAAAACTTTCTTGAAGAGAATCAACCTTTGAAGGATCACAACTGACATCTGTATTACACGAACATCTACCTTCACAACCAGGCTGCTGAAACTTATCACAGTTAAACGCAACAAAAAATCTCCCATTCTTACTAAAGTTTGGATGGAACGCCATGCTCATAAGTCCCATTTCGGTCCCAaattgaacttgatcactcaaatcaAGAAACGGGTCGGATTCATCTATCATCAAATTGTGCGAGGAACCCACCTCAGGAACCACGGCTAACCATATCTTACCTTGTTGGTTACACACAAAAACTCGGTTTGAGCCATCTGGGTGTGGAACCATATAAACATAGGAACTGTTCCCAAGTTTTTCAAGACATAGACCA
This window of the Rutidosis leptorrhynchoides isolate AG116_Rl617_1_P2 chromosome 7, CSIRO_AGI_Rlap_v1, whole genome shotgun sequence genome carries:
- the LOC139858202 gene encoding F-box protein CPR1-like, with the translated sequence MSKELPEDVIIDILSRVPTRYILRFKSVSKSWYALFQNPNFISKHFQNQSTTSDPSFLFSPEKSTTLTPTSDHNVVLILSDSSYKSIKIPINMSKPFDVYGSCNGLICLGVLPVGSIILLWNPATGVFKDLPISPVGRFRNDPSRVVLSFGFDDVVKDYKVLRILHYDFQFKQVEIYSLNTNSWREIKTRVDFIIYESPCRVFLNGKFHWAAVGVVDNDETNLIVCFDLHGEAFKYIMLPKFEFNGRTRGYFGDCWLVVAIKESLSVIAWNESGSGVVMIEVWVMKEYGVISSWTKYTSFELQTKVARVLGCGIKGEFLLVKDNGQLVVYDPDTQRFNNLGKYRVDYFSKVLNHVGSLIPINGGEVSTRTNLSSVVPDAFFANLLGTRIV
- the LOC139859063 gene encoding HIPL1 protein-like — translated: MTLKSGNTIQACAACKYQRKRCTPECEFAPHFRPEQPTVFKNAHKLFGVRNMLRILEQINPLYKTEAMRSIIYEANMRDKFPVHGCLTAIHDLHHKIMQAEEELCSILTRLAFFKHQERQQVTTLPVHVVSRDLLHFDANDNTNESVNEPFWLQEKNNATETGHKGLVSQCLIIEEAEAADEIDPFFDNIEDRQISFIDLKEENELRIPIKKMYWNLDENVAFAHPCQSVTNDSNASQPPNGLCLEKLGNSSYVYMVPHPDGSNRVFVCNQQGKIWLAVVPEVGSSHNLMIDESDPFLDLSDQVQFGTEMGLMSMAFHPNFSKNGRFFVAFNCDKFQQPGCEGRCSCNTDVSCDPSKVDSLQESFPCQFHVAIAEFTANGTTSSSKLSWKGHANSVEVRRIFTMGLPFEAYHAGQILFGPVDGYMYFMTGDASHVADPYNFAQNKKSLLGKILRLDVDNIPSKEEISRLGLWGNYSIPKDNPYTMDKELEPEIWALGFSNPWRCSFDLQNLSRFICGDIGKDQYEEINIIKKGGNYGWRVYEGPYPTHPLKAPGGYTSSTSITPIFPIAGYNHDNIDATKGPASIIAGYVYRATADPCLYGWYIYTDLYSYAIWATIETTENSGNFSSVNVPFSCAHDSPMECRFKPGMRGVPDLGYVLSLSQDNNKDVYLLASSGVYRVAAPSRCGYRCSKEKFSNLTRVPSSGTTLLMAASFVKCFISFLVLLSFLEYLTILYQCGLCE